The following coding sequences lie in one Pseudomonas svalbardensis genomic window:
- a CDS encoding AAA family ATPase, whose product MKILAIRLKNLASLAGPFEIDFTAEPLASAGLFAITGPTGAGKSTLLDALCLALFGAVPRLSNAQVSAKAPDADGEISTGDPRTLLRRGTGEGYAEVDFVGIDGRRYRARWEANRAREKAGGKLQASRQSLRDIDLDQLLASQKVEFKIHLESVLGLNFEQFTRAVLLAQSEFSAFLKANDNERSELLEKLTDTALYTRLGRRAFDKTKEARETHKLLQDQATGVTPLSPEARAELDERFSEAQQQLKTQQAQLKQLELQHTWLKDLRQLQDEQQSATEQLQSAQQRWEVLAGERLKLTRLEQLAPQRHQFARKTELTAQLTPLAAQIQQHTQQQTELYERQAQLEHSLSAAQTALVAAQGQHTSSAPLLRQAFEEQSNLARLVKDASLSADLKQQAELACTQGQNTIQGLLDQQKQVVERLQRIAGELEQSTPLAPLSDAWNAYRDRLQQLMLIGNRLNKGQAELAALEQSAARAAEDLSTQRQSLEVLYKEAGAEPEAVAEQIQILGSLLQDNRKQQRAFEELTRLWASQQELDKRASELQQRQLTAQQERERLTQDGVKAKNELVVAEQTLTVTRQLLERQRLARSASVEELREQLQDDQPCPVCGSPDHPYHQPEALLQSLGRHDESEQANAQKAVDLLKEKLTELRAEVGGVIAQQKELLQQQEHLATQLQNLAPSLEAHPLSAQLLTQDAAKRDAWLVQQNNQLNQSITQDEQRQTALLTLQQDAARLQQQLRSAEAASQQAAQHLANQQRELSSDHQRLDEELTAFSTLLPADTLQALRHEPAATFMQLDRQIAQRLEQLDQQRDELGEQQQRQQTLEKEQDRQLTRIQQLETARQQFTALADQQQVCQQKLTQLLGEHTSAEQWQQKLDQAVEQARNAEATANQELQSVRTRLVQLGAELKAQQERWQALETEDRELSGKIADWRALHPELDDGGLEDLLSVDDQQVSELRQQLQQSEKAIEQTKVLLQERDQRLLNHQAQHNGNLDAEQLAIALTELQNLFTAGEHRCAELRAEQAEDQRRQNANQALAQQIADAYTEYQRWARLNALIGSATGDTFRKIAQAYNLDLLVHHANVQLRQLVRRYRLKRGGSMLGLLVMDTEMGDELRSVHSLSGGETFLVSLALALGLASMASSTLKIESLFIDEGFGSLDPESLQLAMDALDGLQAQGRKVAVISHVQEMHERIPVQIQVRRQGNGLSTLEVK is encoded by the coding sequence ATGAAGATCCTCGCGATCCGCCTGAAAAACCTCGCCTCACTGGCCGGCCCCTTTGAAATCGACTTTACCGCTGAGCCGTTGGCCAGCGCCGGTCTGTTCGCGATCACCGGGCCGACCGGCGCCGGTAAAAGCACCTTGCTCGACGCCTTGTGCCTGGCGCTGTTCGGTGCTGTGCCTCGGCTTAGCAATGCTCAGGTGTCTGCCAAAGCGCCAGACGCTGACGGCGAGATCAGCACTGGCGACCCCCGCACGCTGCTGCGTCGTGGCACGGGTGAAGGTTATGCCGAAGTAGATTTCGTTGGCATCGATGGCCGTCGCTACCGCGCTCGCTGGGAAGCTAATCGCGCCCGCGAGAAGGCCGGCGGCAAGCTGCAAGCCAGCCGTCAGAGTTTGCGCGACATCGATCTGGATCAACTGCTGGCCAGTCAGAAAGTTGAATTCAAAATCCATCTCGAATCCGTACTGGGCCTGAACTTTGAGCAATTCACCCGCGCGGTGCTGCTGGCCCAGAGTGAATTCAGTGCTTTTCTCAAGGCTAACGACAACGAGCGTAGCGAACTGCTGGAAAAACTCACCGACACCGCGCTCTATACGCGCCTCGGCCGCCGGGCTTTCGACAAAACCAAAGAAGCTCGCGAAACCCACAAGCTGCTGCAGGACCAGGCCACCGGCGTGACGCCATTGTCGCCAGAAGCTCGGGCAGAACTCGATGAACGATTCAGCGAGGCTCAGCAACAACTCAAGACCCAGCAAGCGCAGCTCAAGCAATTGGAATTGCAACACACCTGGCTCAAGGACCTGCGTCAATTGCAGGACGAGCAGCAGAGCGCCACCGAGCAGTTGCAATCGGCCCAGCAGCGTTGGGAAGTTCTGGCCGGCGAACGTTTGAAGCTGACTCGCCTGGAGCAACTGGCCCCGCAACGGCACCAGTTCGCCCGCAAAACAGAACTCACTGCCCAGCTCACACCGCTGGCCGCGCAGATTCAGCAGCACACCCAACAGCAAACCGAACTGTATGAGCGCCAAGCGCAACTCGAACACAGCCTGAGCGCCGCGCAGACCGCACTGGTCGCGGCCCAAGGCCAACACACCTCTAGCGCTCCGCTGCTGCGTCAGGCGTTTGAAGAGCAAAGCAACCTCGCCCGCCTGGTCAAAGACGCCAGTCTCAGTGCCGACCTCAAGCAGCAGGCGGAACTGGCCTGCACTCAGGGCCAAAACACGATCCAAGGCTTGCTCGACCAACAGAAACAGGTCGTCGAACGTTTGCAGCGGATTGCCGGGGAGCTTGAGCAAAGCACCCCTCTGGCGCCCTTGAGCGATGCCTGGAACGCCTACCGTGATCGCCTGCAACAGCTGATGCTGATCGGCAATCGCCTGAACAAGGGCCAGGCCGAACTGGCCGCCCTGGAACAAAGCGCTGCTCGCGCTGCCGAGGACCTGTCCACTCAACGCCAGAGCCTTGAAGTGCTGTACAAGGAGGCCGGTGCCGAACCGGAAGCGGTGGCCGAGCAGATTCAGATTCTCGGTAGTCTGTTGCAGGATAACCGTAAGCAGCAGCGGGCCTTTGAAGAGCTGACGCGCCTGTGGGCCAGTCAGCAGGAACTGGACAAGCGCGCGTCCGAACTCCAGCAGCGCCAGCTGACCGCTCAGCAAGAACGAGAACGTCTGACCCAGGACGGTGTGAAGGCCAAGAACGAGTTGGTCGTTGCAGAACAAACCCTGACCGTCACCCGCCAATTGCTGGAACGCCAGCGTCTGGCCCGCAGCGCCAGCGTCGAAGAACTGCGCGAGCAGTTGCAAGACGATCAGCCGTGCCCAGTCTGCGGCAGCCCCGACCATCCTTATCATCAGCCCGAAGCCCTGCTGCAGAGCCTTGGCCGGCATGATGAAAGCGAACAGGCCAACGCACAAAAAGCCGTCGACCTGCTGAAAGAAAAGCTCACTGAACTGCGCGCAGAAGTGGGCGGCGTGATTGCGCAGCAAAAGGAGTTGCTGCAACAGCAAGAACACCTCGCGACCCAGCTGCAGAACCTGGCACCGAGCCTTGAAGCACATCCGTTATCTGCGCAGCTGTTGACGCAGGATGCGGCTAAACGCGATGCCTGGCTGGTGCAGCAAAACAACCAGTTGAACCAAAGCATCACTCAGGACGAACAACGGCAAACCGCCCTGCTCACCCTGCAACAGGACGCCGCGCGCCTTCAACAGCAACTGCGTAGCGCTGAAGCGGCGAGCCAGCAAGCTGCCCAGCACCTGGCCAACCAGCAACGTGAGTTGAGCAGTGATCACCAGCGTCTGGACGAGGAGTTGACGGCGTTCAGCACCCTGCTCCCGGCCGATACGCTGCAAGCGCTGCGCCACGAACCGGCCGCGACCTTCATGCAACTGGACCGGCAGATCGCCCAGCGGCTGGAACAACTCGATCAGCAACGCGATGAACTCGGCGAGCAGCAACAACGGCAGCAGACGCTGGAGAAAGAACAGGACCGCCAACTCACGCGCATCCAGCAGTTGGAAACGGCCCGCCAGCAGTTCACCGCCCTCGCCGACCAGCAACAGGTCTGCCAGCAAAAACTCACGCAACTGCTCGGCGAACACACTAGCGCCGAGCAGTGGCAGCAGAAACTGGATCAAGCCGTCGAACAGGCGCGCAATGCTGAGGCGACGGCCAATCAGGAACTGCAATCCGTGCGTACGCGGCTGGTGCAACTGGGCGCCGAACTCAAGGCCCAGCAGGAACGCTGGCAGGCGCTGGAAACCGAAGATCGCGAGCTGAGCGGCAAGATCGCCGACTGGCGCGCATTGCATCCGGAACTGGATGACGGTGGTCTGGAAGATCTGCTGAGTGTCGACGACCAGCAGGTCAGCGAACTGCGTCAGCAATTGCAGCAAAGCGAAAAAGCCATCGAACAAACCAAGGTTCTGTTGCAGGAACGCGATCAGCGTCTGCTCAATCACCAGGCACAGCACAACGGCAATCTCGACGCCGAACAACTGGCGATAGCGCTTACCGAGCTACAAAACCTGTTCACCGCCGGCGAACACCGTTGCGCCGAACTGCGCGCCGAACAGGCCGAGGATCAGCGCCGGCAAAATGCCAATCAGGCCCTCGCGCAGCAGATCGCCGACGCCTACACCGAATACCAGCGCTGGGCACGTTTGAATGCACTGATCGGTTCGGCCACGGGCGACACCTTCCGCAAGATCGCCCAGGCCTACAACCTCGACCTGCTGGTGCATCACGCCAACGTTCAGTTGCGCCAACTGGTGCGGCGCTATCGCCTCAAACGTGGCGGCAGCATGCTCGGTTTGTTGGTGATGGACACCGAGATGGGTGATGAACTGCGTTCGGTGCATTCGTTGTCCGGCGGCGAGACGTTCCTGGTGTCGCTGGCCCTGGCCTTGGGCCTGGCATCGATGGCATCGAGCACGCTGAAAATCGAATCATTGTTCATCGATGAAGGCTTCGGCAGCCTTGATCCGGAATCCCTGCAACTGGCCATGGATGCTCTCGACGGCTTGCAAGCGCAGGGACGAAAAGTCGCGGTGATTTCACACGTGCAGGAAATGCATGAACGGATTCCGGTGCAGATTCAGGTCCGCCGTCAGGGCAACGGCCTGAGTACCCTGGAGGTGAAATGA
- a CDS encoding BatD family protein has product MTRFTAFLLALLPALLLCTVQAQAAGLVASVDRSRLNSGETIELTLESNDVTQFGKPDLTPLEPLFEVRGTRQVNQLTTLNGDNRATTRWIITLLPRQNGSVVIPSLQLGDVQSQPITVQVVETETQDSLTKRAPVFIDASLDQNSVYVQAQAILTLRIYHSVSLYDDSSLPPLQIPDVRIEQLGEARTYEKDINGQRHGVIEMRYAIYPQHSGELVIPPQIFNAALVDAQPAQDAASQAPKSGKLMRVSSAEILLTVKAKPITYPADMPWLPARSLSLSESWNPEPDHAQVGDSLTRSLTVKAEGLDSSQLPPLPATDVNGLRRYPDQPVLGNQNSERGLIGSREDREALVPTRSGAIELPAVEVVWWNTFEDHLDHSSLPARTLPVANNPSLMVDTPAGTPQVFSAADNEALWWWKLSTLILACTTLLGFGLWWRARWQPAILRAAQTGPSPRTVLDDLKRACQANDSHATRQALDAWARQQPETLADMAARFVPLSDALDGLNGALYSETGQHWQGGDLWRAIKAIPIAERAQDPVGDSGLPPLYPK; this is encoded by the coding sequence ATGACCCGCTTCACCGCTTTCTTGCTCGCACTGCTGCCCGCCCTGTTGCTCTGCACTGTTCAGGCACAGGCAGCCGGGCTGGTCGCCAGTGTCGATCGCAGTCGCCTGAACAGCGGCGAGACGATTGAACTGACCCTGGAATCCAACGACGTGACGCAGTTCGGCAAGCCTGATCTGACACCGCTGGAGCCGCTGTTCGAAGTGCGCGGCACCCGTCAGGTCAACCAGTTGACCACCCTGAATGGCGACAACCGTGCGACCACCCGCTGGATCATCACCCTACTGCCTCGGCAGAACGGCAGCGTGGTGATTCCGTCACTGCAACTGGGTGACGTGCAGAGCCAGCCAATCACCGTGCAAGTGGTCGAAACCGAAACCCAGGACAGCCTGACCAAACGGGCCCCGGTGTTCATCGACGCCAGCCTCGATCAAAACAGCGTGTACGTGCAGGCCCAGGCGATCCTGACCTTGCGCATCTACCATTCGGTGTCGCTGTACGACGACAGCAGCCTGCCCCCCTTGCAGATCCCCGATGTGCGCATCGAGCAACTGGGCGAGGCGCGCACCTACGAGAAAGACATCAATGGCCAGCGCCACGGCGTGATCGAGATGCGCTACGCGATCTACCCGCAACACAGCGGTGAGTTGGTCATTCCGCCGCAGATATTCAATGCTGCACTCGTGGACGCACAGCCCGCCCAAGACGCCGCCTCCCAGGCACCGAAATCCGGCAAGCTGATGCGGGTCAGCTCCGCCGAGATTCTGCTGACGGTCAAAGCCAAACCCATCACCTACCCGGCCGACATGCCATGGCTGCCGGCCCGTAGCCTCAGCCTGAGCGAAAGCTGGAACCCAGAACCGGATCATGCGCAGGTGGGTGATTCGTTGACCCGCAGCCTGACGGTAAAGGCTGAGGGGCTGGACAGTTCGCAATTGCCACCGCTGCCCGCCACCGACGTCAACGGCTTGCGGCGCTACCCCGATCAACCGGTGCTGGGCAACCAGAACAGCGAACGAGGCCTGATCGGCAGTCGCGAAGACCGTGAAGCGCTGGTACCCACGCGTAGCGGCGCAATCGAGTTGCCCGCGGTTGAAGTGGTCTGGTGGAACACCTTCGAGGACCACCTGGATCACAGCAGTCTGCCGGCCCGAACCCTGCCAGTGGCGAATAATCCGAGCTTGATGGTCGACACCCCGGCCGGCACGCCTCAAGTCTTTTCCGCGGCCGACAATGAAGCCCTCTGGTGGTGGAAACTTAGCACCCTGATCCTGGCCTGCACCACCCTGCTGGGCTTCGGTCTCTGGTGGCGCGCCCGCTGGCAACCGGCGATCCTGCGCGCGGCGCAGACCGGCCCGAGCCCGCGCACCGTGCTCGACGATCTCAAGCGCGCCTGTCAGGCCAACGACTCCCACGCCACCCGCCAGGCCCTCGACGCCTGGGCCCGGCAACAACCGGAAACCCTGGCCGATATGGCGGCGCGTTTTGTGCCGTTGTCCGACGCCCTCGATGGCTTGAACGGCGCGCTCTACAGCGAAACCGGCCAACATTGGCAAGGTGGCGATCTGTGGCGTGCGATCAAGGCAATTCCGATTGCCGAGCGGGCTCAGGATCCGGTGGGCGACAGCGGATTGCCGCCGCTTTATCCGAAGTAA
- a CDS encoding tetratricopeptide repeat protein: MSALWPYVFRPWWLLLLPLLGGLLWQLWHRQKRAGRWQMILPPAFHAALLSGGNGRDSKLPWVILGCAWVLTVLALLGPSWERVEQASQKPADPLVVVLELTPEMLATDVPPNRLEQARRKLFDLLENRSDAQTAIVVYAGSAHTLVPLSDDLSTSRNLLDALKPSLMPQAGHRADLAVTKALALLDQGALGDGRILLVGSTLTEQERQGIQQALDGKSTQFLMLGIGTAEGAPITQEDGSFLKDDQGAILVPHLDEPSLKAFANDLDGLYRHARLDDADLRALGLLDGPRALRNDGQTLRLDTWADQGYWLLLPLLLLAACAGRRGWLFCLPLLLLLPQPSYAFDFNDLWLRPDQQGLILLKQKRPSEAAQHFEDRQWQGVALYEAGDYSGAAQRFAEGSDAHAHYNRGNALAKSGELEAALDAYEQALERQPDLRPALTNKTLVESLLKQKNTPPPVAPDKNAGNETEPPTQEPPPGAATQPSDKGEPKTDGQQATTDSDQQSKTSSKPGTNEVPGSELGNEDSTRPPMRPASDSIDGEQRQALEQWLRKIPDDPGELLRRKFWYEQQQHQDQGKTR, encoded by the coding sequence ATGAGTGCACTCTGGCCGTACGTGTTCCGCCCCTGGTGGTTGCTGTTGTTGCCATTGCTCGGCGGGTTGCTCTGGCAACTCTGGCATCGGCAGAAACGCGCCGGGCGCTGGCAGATGATTCTGCCACCGGCCTTCCATGCGGCGTTGCTCAGTGGTGGCAACGGTCGCGACAGCAAATTGCCGTGGGTCATCCTTGGATGTGCCTGGGTGCTGACCGTTCTGGCGCTGCTCGGGCCGAGCTGGGAACGTGTCGAGCAAGCCAGCCAGAAACCCGCCGACCCGCTGGTCGTGGTCCTTGAGCTGACCCCGGAAATGCTCGCCACCGACGTACCACCCAACCGGCTGGAACAGGCCCGGCGCAAACTGTTCGACCTGCTGGAGAACCGCAGCGATGCCCAGACCGCGATCGTCGTCTACGCCGGCAGCGCTCACACATTGGTCCCGCTGTCGGATGACCTGTCGACCAGCCGCAATCTATTGGATGCCCTCAAGCCTTCGCTGATGCCCCAAGCAGGACATCGCGCTGATCTCGCGGTGACCAAGGCCCTTGCCCTGCTGGATCAGGGTGCCCTCGGTGACGGGCGGATCCTGCTGGTCGGTTCAACCTTGACCGAACAGGAACGACAAGGGATTCAGCAGGCGCTGGACGGCAAGTCGACACAATTTCTGATGCTCGGTATCGGCACTGCCGAAGGGGCGCCGATCACCCAGGAGGACGGCAGTTTTCTGAAGGATGACCAAGGTGCGATTCTGGTGCCACATCTGGACGAACCCAGCCTGAAAGCCTTTGCCAACGACCTGGACGGACTTTATCGCCACGCGCGCCTGGACGATGCCGACTTGCGCGCCCTCGGCTTGCTCGACGGTCCACGCGCGCTGCGCAACGACGGCCAGACCCTGCGCCTCGATACGTGGGCCGATCAAGGTTACTGGCTGTTGTTGCCGTTGTTGTTGCTGGCGGCGTGCGCCGGTCGTCGCGGCTGGCTGTTCTGCCTGCCACTGCTCTTGCTGCTGCCACAACCGAGTTATGCCTTCGACTTCAACGATTTGTGGCTGCGACCCGACCAACAGGGTCTGATCTTGCTGAAGCAGAAGCGTCCGTCCGAGGCTGCGCAGCATTTCGAAGATCGACAATGGCAAGGTGTGGCGCTCTACGAGGCAGGCGACTACAGCGGCGCCGCCCAGCGGTTCGCCGAAGGCAGCGACGCCCACGCCCACTACAATCGTGGCAACGCCCTGGCCAAAAGCGGTGAGCTGGAAGCCGCGCTGGATGCCTACGAACAGGCGCTGGAGCGTCAACCGGATTTGCGCCCGGCCCTGACCAACAAGACGCTGGTGGAAAGTCTGCTCAAGCAGAAAAACACTCCACCGCCCGTTGCACCGGACAAAAACGCCGGCAACGAGACCGAGCCCCCCACGCAAGAACCGCCGCCGGGCGCGGCCACTCAACCGTCGGATAAGGGCGAACCGAAAACCGACGGCCAACAAGCCACGACGGACTCCGACCAACAGAGCAAAACGTCGTCGAAACCCGGCACCAATGAAGTCCCGGGCAGCGAGCTGGGGAATGAAGACAGCACCCGACCACCGATGCGCCCGGCCAGCGATAGCATCGATGGTGAACAGCGCCAGGCGCTGGAACAATGGCTGCGCAAGATCCCGGATGACCCGGGTGAATTGCTCAGACGCAAATTCTGGTACGAACAGCAACAACATCAGGATCAGGGAAAAACTCGATGA
- a CDS encoding exonuclease SbcCD subunit D C-terminal domain-containing protein gives MRLFHTSDWHLGQNLHGQERDFEHGCFLEWLLCQLKLDQPDVLLIAGDIFDTVNPPVKAQERLYDFIVSAHEQQPKLTIVMIAGNHDSGSRIELPAPLMRRLRTHALGRVLWLDDGQLDAERLLLPLPDAKGKTVAWCLALPFLRPAEVTGAHLGDNYLRGIGQVHEWLIEAANAKRKPGQALIAISHAHMAGGSVSEDSERSLIIGNAEALPASLFGPSISYVALGHLHKPQKVNGEERIRYSGSPIPLSFSEIGYQHQILDIKLEGETLISVEPKLIPRAVNLQRIGPAPLAEILLQLADLPNIDLLADIQRQPWLEVRVRLDEPQPDLRYQVETALQGKAVRLVRIAAEYAGNGSRDGVDDGTTLIELDQLSPQELFSRAWQDNYGSEVDEQTLKDFAELLQDVQMESEQP, from the coding sequence TTGCGTCTGTTTCACACCTCCGACTGGCACCTCGGGCAGAACCTGCACGGCCAGGAACGCGATTTCGAACACGGCTGTTTCCTTGAGTGGCTGCTGTGTCAGCTGAAGCTGGACCAGCCTGATGTGCTGCTGATCGCCGGCGATATCTTCGACACGGTCAATCCGCCGGTCAAAGCCCAGGAGCGTCTCTACGATTTCATCGTCAGCGCCCATGAACAGCAGCCGAAGCTGACCATCGTGATGATCGCCGGCAACCACGATTCCGGCTCGCGCATTGAACTGCCCGCGCCGTTGATGCGGCGTTTGCGCACGCATGCGCTGGGTCGTGTGCTGTGGCTGGATGACGGTCAACTCGACGCCGAGCGCCTGCTGCTGCCATTGCCGGATGCCAAAGGCAAAACCGTCGCCTGGTGCCTGGCGCTGCCGTTCCTGCGCCCCGCCGAAGTAACCGGCGCGCACCTGGGTGACAACTACCTGCGCGGCATCGGTCAGGTTCACGAATGGCTGATCGAAGCGGCCAATGCCAAGCGCAAACCAGGTCAAGCCCTGATCGCCATCAGCCACGCGCATATGGCCGGCGGTTCGGTCTCGGAAGACTCCGAGCGCAGCCTGATCATCGGTAACGCCGAAGCGCTGCCCGCCAGCCTGTTCGGGCCGAGCATCAGTTACGTCGCCCTCGGCCACTTGCACAAGCCGCAGAAGGTCAATGGTGAGGAACGTATCCGCTACAGCGGCTCGCCGATTCCGTTGTCGTTCTCCGAGATTGGCTATCAGCACCAGATTCTCGACATCAAACTCGAGGGCGAAACCCTGATCAGCGTCGAACCCAAACTGATCCCCCGGGCGGTGAATCTGCAACGCATCGGTCCCGCGCCATTGGCGGAAATCCTGCTGCAACTGGCCGACTTGCCGAACATCGACCTGCTGGCCGATATCCAACGCCAGCCGTGGCTGGAAGTTCGGGTGCGCCTCGATGAGCCGCAACCCGACTTGCGTTATCAAGTGGAAACCGCCCTGCAAGGCAAAGCCGTGCGCCTGGTGCGGATCGCCGCTGAATATGCCGGCAATGGCAGCCGCGATGGCGTCGATGACGGCACGACCTTGATCGAACTCGACCAGCTCTCACCTCAGGAACTGTTCAGCCGCGCCTGGCAGGACAATTACGGCAGCGAGGTCGACGAGCAAACCCTCAAGGACTTCGCCGAGCTGTTGCAAGACGTGCAGATGGAGAGCGAACAACCATGA
- a CDS encoding vWA domain-containing protein, whose translation MFEFAWPWIFALLPLPWLMRVVLPVADSGEPALKVSFLGDLEGLARRRARANLPAWRQQAPFMLLWLLLLMGAARPQWLGEPLPIAASGRDLLVAVDVSGSMDYPDMQWQDEEVSRLTLVQHLIGDFLESRDGDRVGLILFGSQAYLQAPLTFDRHTVRVWLDEARIGIAGKNTAIGDAIGLALKRLRQRPAHSRVLILVTDGANNGGQIDPLTAARLAASEGVKIYPIGIGADPEQSGTLGFLGVNPSLDLDEPSLMAIAEATGGQYFRAHDDKELQAIKDTLDKLEPVTQQPTQARPAQALYHWPLAIALLLSMLLVVRERWPDNPLRRLFTKDLFLQSQLPDWRQRLKRLRLRRRR comes from the coding sequence ATGTTTGAGTTCGCCTGGCCGTGGATCTTTGCCCTGTTGCCGCTGCCCTGGCTGATGCGCGTCGTGCTGCCTGTCGCCGACAGTGGCGAGCCGGCGCTCAAAGTCAGCTTCCTCGGCGACCTCGAAGGCCTGGCCCGCCGCCGGGCTCGGGCCAACCTGCCGGCCTGGCGCCAACAGGCACCGTTCATGCTGCTGTGGCTGTTGCTCCTGATGGGCGCGGCGCGCCCGCAATGGCTTGGCGAACCGCTGCCCATCGCCGCCAGCGGTCGCGATCTGCTGGTAGCGGTCGACGTGTCTGGCTCGATGGATTACCCCGACATGCAATGGCAGGACGAAGAGGTCAGTCGACTCACGCTGGTTCAGCACTTGATCGGTGACTTCCTTGAAAGTCGCGACGGCGATCGCGTCGGCCTGATCCTGTTCGGCAGCCAGGCGTATCTGCAAGCACCGCTGACGTTCGACCGGCACACGGTGCGCGTGTGGCTCGACGAAGCGCGGATCGGCATCGCCGGCAAGAACACCGCCATCGGCGATGCCATCGGCCTGGCGCTCAAACGCCTGCGCCAACGCCCGGCACACAGTCGCGTACTGATTCTGGTCACTGACGGCGCCAACAACGGTGGCCAAATCGATCCGCTCACGGCTGCGCGACTGGCAGCTAGCGAAGGCGTGAAAATCTACCCGATCGGTATCGGCGCCGATCCGGAGCAAAGCGGCACTTTGGGTTTCCTGGGGGTCAACCCGAGCCTCGACCTCGATGAACCCTCCTTGATGGCGATCGCCGAAGCCACGGGCGGCCAGTATTTTCGCGCCCACGATGACAAGGAACTGCAAGCGATCAAGGACACCCTCGATAAACTGGAACCGGTGACCCAGCAACCGACTCAGGCCCGCCCGGCGCAGGCGTTGTACCACTGGCCTTTGGCGATAGCGTTGCTGTTGAGCATGCTGTTGGTGGTTCGCGAGCGCTGGCCGGACAACCCGTTGCGGCGACTGTTTACCAAGGATCTGTTTTTGCAATCGCAACTGCCCGACTGGCGCCAGCGGCTTAAACGCCTGCGTCTGCGGAGGCGCCGATGA
- a CDS encoding ABC-F family ATP-binding cassette domain-containing protein has protein sequence MTQQLLQLDQVSYNLPDGRVLFDHLNHTFSARATGIVGANGCGKSLLGRLLTGEQLPTSGIVRREGRVYSVAQLLEPERYPSVAALAGVAPILAALDRIAQGSVDDDDHSLAVDQWDCATRLEAELQQIGLGHLNADARTDALSGGERQRVALLGAWLSRADWLILDEPSNHLDIDQQHKLSQQIDRWPNGLVLISHDRGLLEHVNEIVELSPLGLAVYGGNYSQYAAAREQEQQSFQSALQGERAQAKREQREMAVQMERQQRRNARGDRQARDGNQTKLITNAQKERSENSQGKLRLNQQVAREQQQQRIAEARARCAPDIQRMMLSPESAVPNGKLIVQLNDVILPFGYAAPLNLTLTGPMRMAILGANGSGKSTLLRVIAGQLPVREGELIRSCHVGWLDQHAGLQSPERTAVQWLYESNPQLPEAEARTRLAQMGIDADRATLKTCQLSGGERLKIALAAQLYAQRPPQLLLLDEPDNHLDLPSKIALEQMLNQYQGALIVVSHDSAFLQAIHLDAEFHLNS, from the coding sequence ATGACTCAACAGTTACTTCAACTTGATCAAGTGTCGTACAACCTGCCCGACGGGCGCGTTCTGTTCGATCACTTGAACCACACCTTCAGTGCCAGGGCCACCGGCATCGTGGGCGCCAATGGCTGTGGCAAGTCTTTGCTTGGCCGGCTCCTGACGGGGGAGCAACTGCCCACAAGCGGCATCGTCCGTCGCGAAGGGCGGGTTTACTCCGTGGCCCAGTTACTGGAACCCGAGCGCTATCCCAGCGTTGCCGCACTGGCCGGGGTGGCCCCTATTCTGGCGGCACTGGATCGCATTGCCCAAGGCAGCGTCGACGATGACGACCATTCGCTGGCAGTCGATCAATGGGATTGCGCCACACGCCTTGAGGCGGAGCTGCAGCAGATCGGCCTGGGTCATTTGAATGCCGACGCGCGCACCGACGCACTCAGTGGTGGCGAACGGCAACGGGTGGCGTTGCTGGGGGCGTGGTTATCCAGAGCCGACTGGCTCATTCTGGATGAGCCCAGCAACCACCTGGATATTGATCAGCAACACAAGTTATCGCAGCAGATCGATCGCTGGCCCAATGGCCTGGTGTTGATCAGCCACGACCGGGGTCTTCTGGAGCACGTGAACGAAATTGTCGAGCTTTCACCCTTGGGGCTGGCGGTTTATGGCGGCAACTACAGTCAGTATGCGGCGGCACGCGAGCAGGAACAGCAGTCGTTCCAGTCGGCATTGCAAGGTGAGCGGGCGCAGGCCAAGCGCGAGCAACGTGAGATGGCCGTGCAGATGGAGCGTCAGCAACGGCGTAATGCGCGCGGCGACCGTCAGGCCCGTGACGGCAATCAGACCAAGCTGATCACCAACGCCCAGAAAGAACGCAGTGAAAACAGTCAGGGAAAATTGCGCCTCAATCAACAGGTGGCCCGGGAGCAGCAGCAACAACGGATCGCCGAGGCCCGTGCGCGGTGCGCGCCGGACATTCAACGCATGATGTTGTCTCCGGAAAGCGCAGTGCCCAATGGCAAACTGATTGTGCAGCTCAACGACGTCATTCTCCCGTTCGGTTACGCGGCGCCGCTCAATCTGACGCTGACGGGGCCTATGCGCATGGCAATCCTGGGCGCCAACGGCAGCGGCAAGTCGACCCTGTTGCGAGTGATCGCCGGCCAACTGCCGGTGCGCGAAGGCGAACTCATTCGCAGTTGCCATGTTGGCTGGCTGGATCAACACGCCGGATTACAGTCCCCCGAACGCACGGCGGTGCAATGGCTCTACGAGAGTAATCCGCAGTTGCCCGAAGCCGAGGCGCGAACCCGGTTGGCGCAGATGGGCATTGATGCGGATCGTGCGACGCTCAAGACCTGTCAGTTGAGCGGCGGCGAACGCCTGAAAATAGCACTGGCTGCGCAGTTATATGCACAGCGGCCACCGCAATTGCTATTGCTGGACGAACCGGACAACCATTTGGACTTGCCCAGTAAAATTGCGCTGGAGCAGATGCTCAATCAGTACCAAGGGGCTTTGATCGTCGTCTCTCACGACAGCGCTTTTTTACAGGCCATTCATCTGGACGCCGAGTTCCATCTCAACAGCTAG